The Oncorhynchus masou masou isolate Uvic2021 unplaced genomic scaffold, UVic_Omas_1.1 unplaced_scaffold_3284, whole genome shotgun sequence region acctatgataaaaataacagacatgctttgtaagtaggaaaacctgcaaaattggcactgtatcaaatacttgttctccacactgtagGTGTGTTTTAGTGAGTAAATAGTAAGATTACTGTCTCTCGATTTTCTTTTCTCAGAGCCTCATGAtgtgaggctggtgggaggaggcaGTCGCTGTGCTGGTGGAGTGGAGAGGTACAACCAGGGAGAGTGGAGGACTGTGGGAACTCTCTCTGACAAGAAGGCTATAGCtgcagtagtgtgtagacagttgGGTTGTGGCTCCACTCTTTCAGTACTAACTGGAAACACCACTAGAAGGTTTGGAGTTTCCTGTTCTGGGTCTGAGTCTTCACTGAGGGAGTGTTTGACAAGTTATGATCTCCATCCTGGACTCACAGTGATCTGCTCAGGTAATAACAAGATGCACTATATTGCCAACAGTAAGAGGACTTTAGTGGATTTGCctttttcagccacacctgttgctgacaggtgtataaaatcaagcacacagccatgcaatctccatagacaaacattgacagtagaatggacttactgaagatctcagttactttcaacgtggcaagccttggagcaacaacggctcagctgtgaagtggtagacAACACAAGCTCAAAGAACGGATCACCGAGTGTTGATATGTGTAGAGTTTAAGAATAATCCTCTGTTGTAAAAAGTCACTGCTGAGTTCCACATACTTTAGTCCATGTATTATATCTCCTTCCTGGACTCACAGTGACCTGCTCCGGGAATATCAAGATATTATAATTATATTCAACTGATTTCCTTCATTCATACAACTTCCTCTGCACCTCTCATGATGACTGTTTAACTTGTAAGTCTACTTTGCAAAATAGATCACTCAGTCAAGTAGGAATCAAATACAACTTAAATATCCCAGAATGCTTTTGTATGTGAGTGTTACCTCAGTGAACGTCTCTACTCACTACCACTGTCACATGTCATGTTATTGTCACATCTAAATGAGGAAAGTATTTGAGGAGCTAcgttttctttttctctcctcttgttccagATGTCCTGCTTAAGCCTGATATCAACATATGTTGTCTCAGTGACTGAAGGCCCACTACTCATGTTGCCCTGTGAGGGAGGGTAGCTGGCACTGTTACATGCTGATGTTATTGTCATATCTATAGGAAACTAGTTGAAGAGGTTTTTCTTGTTCTCTTATATTGTTACAGATCTCCTGGTCCAGCCTGATATCTTCCTGACTGACCCAATGGGAGGGCTCTCCAGGGGCCACCAGGGGCCTGAGATGTTCAGGGGCTACAACTTCACCATCACCTGCTCCACTCAGCCACAGTACCCAGGAGGCTCCTTCCTCCTCACGTTCACCGGCTCCAACATACAGCAGATCCAGCCAGCTGTCAATCACTCTGCTGCCTTCCTCTTCCCTGCTGCAGATGACTCCCACCAAGGGAACTACAGCTGTGTTTATGACAATTATGTTTTCTCTCATCACTTCTCCTCTGAGAGTGAgctcctctccctcaccatcacaggtaactgGGCGTGAAGAggcgagggggaggagaggaaatgagagagggagagggagagggttgaggagaggagaggagaggagaggagaggagaggagaggagaggagaggagaggaggaaggaggagaaggggagaggagttaCTGTTTGTCTCCTATCGTTCCACTCAGAGGACTCTACTTTCTGTTATCAAGTGGGTGTTTCCACCATATTTAGTGTACCAGTCATTTCTGTGAAGGGAACAAGTGTACACTttaggagaaaggagagataatTGGGACAATGATTCCTTCTGGTCTCCAGTCCTGCGTCTGTGACACCAGATTACCACCTAGTGGCCATAAGAGGAactgtcctgtcagtgtgtttttACTGCTGGCTCAAAACAACACATGACCTGCAAACAGGATATGATTCATGTGTGAGTACTAAAAGCAAAtgaatatagtatattatagtatatttattatatatgtgGGTCGGTTAAGTAAACACTCTTAATGTTTGCTGTTTTATCACTCAGAAGAACATTGGGCACTATGTAACCAAACACATGTGAAACCTCATGATGTGAGTGATAAGAAGTGTTTAAAAAGGTGAGTTCTGAACCCTGTAGACGACTGCACTACTTCTGAAGAAGACCAGAGTCATTTCAGAATGAAGACTGCTATAGTTCTGACGGttttgctgttctgtctgtctggggcctAGActcagggagagactggaggtGTGACTAGTAGGTCTGTCCatcagtcttctgggaaggctttccactagatgttggagcattgctaaagtgacttgcttccattcagccgcaagagcattagtgaggtcgggtgaTTAGACCTTAGGTGttcaatggagttgaggtcagggctttgtaaagTTCTACCACACAATttcaaggggtgtccacatacttttgtatatatggtgtatGTACACATGGGTGTTGTTGCACCATACCAACGATAAGCCTGTCTTCCCCATCACATCATGAAAGGTCATATTGATGTTCatttaacctctgtctctctctgcctctgactcctccctttctcctttgtttctctctttctctctctgtctctttctctctctgtctctttctctatccttcTCTTCAGATCTTCAGGCTCAAAGAATCAGTCCACCAGGTAGGTAGAGTATAAATCTACAGTGATTATAGCAGTTCAATATTAGtcaactttattatcccacaTGTGTCCATACAAACCATTCTAAACCCAATATAACAAGTAGTGTTTTATGGAACTACTAATACTTGTCAACCACAAAGCATTACTGCTGTTAGAATAACAGAATCACTGTCATCATCTGTCCTCACCACTGTGTTTTCCTCTCTGCTGTTTACAGCTGAACAATCAGTCAGACTGGTGAATGGGACCACTTCCTGTTCTGGGAAAGTGGAAGTCTTCTTCAGAGGAGTGTGGTTGGGTCTATGTCCTAGTTGGTGGAGCATAATGAAAGAGACTAAGGTTTTGTGTAGAGAGCTGAACTGTGGGAATCCTGTAGCTGAATCTATTGGACCTCTGGTTGAGGATGGAAGAAGAAGAGGATTGTTTCTTTATAGTTGTAGGGGAAATGAGTCATTGTTTagacagtgtgacatcacaggaGAACCTGGTTACTGCTTTGGTGAATATTATCATCATGTGACCTGTTCAGGTAAGAGACTGGTCATATTGAGAGATGTATTTGTACATTATACAATATTGCTTAATTGAAGTGAACTTATTCCTGTCTCCTGCCTGCATTATTCCCAACCCGATCCTGAGTTACTAAGAACCCATTTCTACCTCTTACAGTATCAAACATAGCAAACTACAATCTTTTATCTAACATATTTGTGTTTAGTCCTCGACAGTGTCATCAACAAAACTGATTGAATGTTCAACCAACTATTTTTCTCCAGAGTCTGTGCGGCTTGTGGATGGAGCTGGTCTCTGCTCTGGGAGAGTGGAGGTGAAGTCCAATCAGTCCTGGGCCTCAGTGTGTGAAGCTGACTTTGACCGGCAGGATGCAGAGGTAGTCTGTAGGGATGTTGGCTGTGGGGCTCCTGCAGCTCTACAGGGGGGGCTCTTTGGAGAAGGTGAGGGTCAGACCTGGGATAAAGAGTTTCAGTGTAAAGGCAATGAGTCCCTTCTCCTGGACTGTGACACCTCAGACAGAAAAAACAACACCTGCCTACCTGGTAATGCTGTTGTACTCACCTGCTCAGGTAAGAAACAGTTTGTCACTCAGTCATCATTATTTCTCACCTGGAGTGAAGAATATGAGAGACAATATAGGTGTGTTTTAGTGAGAAAATAGTAggattactgtctctctcttttcttttctcagAGCCTGAtgatgtgaggctggttggacgggGCAGTCGCTGTGCTGGTGGAGTGGAGAGGTACGACCAGGGAGAGTGGAGGACTGTGGGAACTCTCTCTGACGTGAAGGCTCTAGCTGCTGTTGTGTGTAGACAGCTGGGTTGTGGCTCCACTGTTTCAGTACCACCTGGAAACACCACTAGAGGGTTTGGAGTTTCCTGTTCTGGGTCTGAGTCTTCACTGAGGGAATGTTCCAGAAGTTATGATCTCCATCCTGGACTCACAGTGATCTGCTCAGGTAATAACAAGATGCACTATATTGCCAACAGTAAGTGGACTTCAGTGGATTCGGCTTTTTCagtcacacctgttgctgacaggagtctaaaatcaagcacactgccatgcaatctccatagacaaacattgacattaGAAGAGTCCTACTGAAGATCTCAGTGAATTTCAACGTGGAACAtctcggagcaacaacggctcagccgtgaagtggtagacaACACAAGCAGAACGGACCACCGAGGTTCTGAACAACGTAGAGCGTAAAAATAATCCTCTGTTGTAAAACTCACTGCTGAGTTCCACATACTTTAGTCCATGTATTATATCTCCTTCCTGGACTCACAGTGATCTGCTCAGGAAATATCAACATATTATAATTATATTCAACTGATTTCCTTCATTCATACAACTTCCTCTGCACCTCTCATGATGACTGTTTAGCTTGTCAGTCTGCTTTGCAAAATAGATCACTCAGTCAAGTAGGAATCAAATATAACTTTAATATCCCAGAATGCTTTTGTGTTTGAGTGTTATCTCAGTGAACGTCTCTACTCACTACCACTGTCACATGTCATGTTATTGTCATCTAAATGAGGAAAGTAGTTGAGGAGCTacattttctttttctctcctcttgttccagATGTCCTGCTTAAGCCTGatatcaacatacagtatatcacaataGTGAGTACACCGCTTGGATTTTGTACATTTTTGAGTATATCTTTttatgtgacaacactgaagaaatgacactttgctacaatgtaaagtagtgagtgtacagcttgtataacagtgtacatttgctgtccccgcaaaataactcaacacacagccattaatgtctaaaccgctggcaacaaaagagaaaatgtccaaattgggcccaaagtgtcaatattctgtggccaccatcattttccagcagTGCCTTAACCCTCTTGCCTTAACCCTCTTGCCTTAACCCTCTTGCCTTAACCCTCTTGCCTTAACCCTCTTGCCTTAACCCTCTTGCTTTAACCCTCTTGCTTTAACCCTCTTGCCTTAACCCTCTTGCCTTAACCCTCTTGCTTTAACCCTCTTGCCTTAACCCTCTTGCTTTAACCCTCTTGCCTTAACCCTCTTGCCTTAACCCTCTTGCCTTAACCCTCTTGCCTTAACCCTCTTGCCTTAACCCTCTTGCCTTAACCCTCTTGCCTTAACCCTCTTGCCTTAACCCTCTTGCCTTAACCCTCTTGCCTTAACCCTCTTGCCTTAACCCTCTTGCCTTAACCCTCTTGCCTTAACCCTCTTGCCTTAACCCTCAGAGCTTCACAGgatgccactggagtcctcttccactcctccatgacgacatcacggagctggtggatgttagagaccttgcactcctccatcTTCTGTTTGAtgatgccccacagatgctcaatatggtttaggtctggagacatgcttggccagtccatcacctttaccctcagctgcaaggcagtggtcgtcttggacgtgtgtttggggtcgtaatcatgttggaatactgctaTGCGGCCTagtctccgaagggaggggatcatgctctgcttcagtatgtcacagtacatgttggcattcatggttccctcaatgaactgtagctccccagtgccggcagcactcatgcagccccagaccatgacactcccaccaccatgcttgactgtaggcaagacacacttgtctttgtactcctcacatggttgccgccacacaagat contains the following coding sequences:
- the LOC135534358 gene encoding scavenger receptor cysteine-rich type 1 protein M130-like isoform X4; its protein translation is MCNFAALSAVSCGVFLMSVFPEDLQAQRISPPAELSVRLVDGTTSCSGKVEVFFRGVWLGLCPSWWSIMKETKVLCRELNCGNPVAESIGPLVEDGRRRGLFLYSCRGNESLFRQCDITGEPGYCFGEYYHHVTCSESVRLVDGAGLCSGRVEVKSNQSWASVCEADFDRQDAEVVCGELGCGAPAALQGGLYGEGEGQTWDKEFQCKGKESLLLDCDTSDRKHNTCLPGNAVGLTCSEPHDVRLVGGGSRCAGGVERYNQGEWRTVGTLSDKKAIAAVVCRQLGCGSTLSVLTGNTTRRFGVSCSGSESSLRECLTSYDLHPGLTVICSDLLVQPDIFLTDPMGGLSRGHQGPEMFRGYNFTITCSTQPQYPGGSFLLTFTGSNIQQIQPAVNHSAAFLFPAADDSHQGNYSCVYDNYVFSHHFSSESELLSLTITDLQAQRISPPAEQSVRLVNGTTSCSGKVEVFFRGVWLGLCPSWWSIMKETKVLCRELNCGNPVAESIGPLVEDGRRRGLFLYSCRGNESLFRQCDITGEPGYCFGEYYHHVTCSESVRLVDGAGLCSGRVEVKSNQSWASVCEADFDRQDAEVVCRDVGCGAPAALQGGLFGEGEGQTWDKEFQCKGNESLLLDCDTSDRKNNTCLPGNAVVLTCSEPDDVRLVGRGSRCAGGVERYDQGEWRTVGTLSDVKALAAVVCRQLGCGSTVSVPPGNTTRGFGVSCSGSESSLRECSRSYDLHPGLTVICSGNNKMHYIANSKWTSVDSAFSVTPVADRSLKSSTLPCNLHRQTLTLEESY
- the LOC135534358 gene encoding deleted in malignant brain tumors 1 protein-like isoform X3, producing MIMFWSTDLQAQRISPPAELSVRLVDGTTSCSGKVEVFFRGVWLGLCPSWWSIMKETKVLCRELNCGNPVAESIGPLVEDGRRRGLFLYSCRGNESLFRQCDITGEPGYCFGEYYHHVTCSESVRLVDGAGLCSGRVEVKSNQSWASVCEADFDRQDAEVVCGELGCGAPAALQGGLYGEGEGQTWDKEFQCKGKESLLLDCDTSDRKHNTCLPGNAVGLTCSEPHDVRLVGGGSRCAGGVERYNQGEWRTVGTLSDKKAIAAVVCRQLGCGSTLSVLTGNTTRRFGVSCSGSESSLRECLTSYDLHPGLTVICSDLLVQPDIFLTDPMGGLSRGHQGPEMFRGYNFTITCSTQPQYPGGSFLLTFTGSNIQQIQPAVNHSAAFLFPAADDSHQGNYSCVYDNYVFSHHFSSESELLSLTITDLQAQRISPPAEQSVRLVNGTTSCSGKVEVFFRGVWLGLCPSWWSIMKETKVLCRELNCGNPVAESIGPLVEDGRRRGLFLYSCRGNESLFRQCDITGEPGYCFGEYYHHVTCSESVRLVDGAGLCSGRVEVKSNQSWASVCEADFDRQDAEVVCRDVGCGAPAALQGGLFGEGEGQTWDKEFQCKGNESLLLDCDTSDRKNNTCLPGNAVVLTCSEPDDVRLVGRGSRCAGGVERYDQGEWRTVGTLSDVKALAAVVCRQLGCGSTVSVPPGNTTRGFGVSCSGSESSLRECSRSYDLHPGLTVICSDLLVQPDIFLTDSMGGVSRGHQGPETLWGHSFTITCSTQPQYPGGSFLLTFTGSNRTQTQPAVNHSAAFLFPAADDSHQGNYSCVYDNYVFSHHFSSESELLSLNITDLQAQSVSPLAELSVRLVNGTTSCSGTVEVFYRGEWLGLCPSWWSIMKEAKVVCRELNCGNHVAEYIGPLVEDGRRRGLFIYSCRGNETLFRQCEIIEEPGVCDGGYYRHVICSGKRLVILRDLFVHYIILPCIMFYVFFS
- the LOC135534358 gene encoding deleted in malignant brain tumors 1 protein-like isoform X1, whose product is MCNFAALSAVSCGVFLMSVFPEDLQAQRISPPAELSVRLVDGTTSCSGKVEVFFRGVWLGLCPSWWSIMKETKVLCRELNCGNPVAESIGPLVEDGRRRGLFLYSCRGNESLFRQCDITGEPGYCFGEYYHHVTCSESVRLVDGAGLCSGRVEVKSNQSWASVCEADFDRQDAEVVCGELGCGAPAALQGGLYGEGEGQTWDKEFQCKGKESLLLDCDTSDRKHNTCLPGNAVGLTCSEPHDVRLVGGGSRCAGGVERYNQGEWRTVGTLSDKKAIAAVVCRQLGCGSTLSVLTGNTTRRFGVSCSGSESSLRECLTSYDLHPGLTVICSDLLVQPDIFLTDPMGGLSRGHQGPEMFRGYNFTITCSTQPQYPGGSFLLTFTGSNIQQIQPAVNHSAAFLFPAADDSHQGNYSCVYDNYVFSHHFSSESELLSLTITDLQAQRISPPAEQSVRLVNGTTSCSGKVEVFFRGVWLGLCPSWWSIMKETKVLCRELNCGNPVAESIGPLVEDGRRRGLFLYSCRGNESLFRQCDITGEPGYCFGEYYHHVTCSESVRLVDGAGLCSGRVEVKSNQSWASVCEADFDRQDAEVVCRDVGCGAPAALQGGLFGEGEGQTWDKEFQCKGNESLLLDCDTSDRKNNTCLPGNAVVLTCSEPDDVRLVGRGSRCAGGVERYDQGEWRTVGTLSDVKALAAVVCRQLGCGSTVSVPPGNTTRGFGVSCSGSESSLRECSRSYDLHPGLTVICSDLLVQPDIFLTDSMGGVSRGHQGPETLWGHSFTITCSTQPQYPGGSFLLTFTGSNRTQTQPAVNHSAAFLFPAADDSHQGNYSCVYDNYVFSHHFSSESELLSLNITDLQAQSVSPLAELSVRLVNGTTSCSGTVEVFYRGEWLGLCPSWWSIMKEAKVVCRELNCGNHVAEYIGPLVEDGRRRGLFIYSCRGNETLFRQCEIIEEPGVCDGGYYRHVICSGKRLVILRDLFVHYIILPCIMFYVFFS
- the LOC135534358 gene encoding deleted in malignant brain tumors 1 protein-like isoform X2; amino-acid sequence: MILAVILMSLNWSTDLQAQRISPPAELSVRLVDGTTSCSGKVEVFFRGVWLGLCPSWWSIMKETKVLCRELNCGNPVAESIGPLVEDGRRRGLFLYSCRGNESLFRQCDITGEPGYCFGEYYHHVTCSESVRLVDGAGLCSGRVEVKSNQSWASVCEADFDRQDAEVVCGELGCGAPAALQGGLYGEGEGQTWDKEFQCKGKESLLLDCDTSDRKHNTCLPGNAVGLTCSEPHDVRLVGGGSRCAGGVERYNQGEWRTVGTLSDKKAIAAVVCRQLGCGSTLSVLTGNTTRRFGVSCSGSESSLRECLTSYDLHPGLTVICSDLLVQPDIFLTDPMGGLSRGHQGPEMFRGYNFTITCSTQPQYPGGSFLLTFTGSNIQQIQPAVNHSAAFLFPAADDSHQGNYSCVYDNYVFSHHFSSESELLSLTITDLQAQRISPPAEQSVRLVNGTTSCSGKVEVFFRGVWLGLCPSWWSIMKETKVLCRELNCGNPVAESIGPLVEDGRRRGLFLYSCRGNESLFRQCDITGEPGYCFGEYYHHVTCSESVRLVDGAGLCSGRVEVKSNQSWASVCEADFDRQDAEVVCRDVGCGAPAALQGGLFGEGEGQTWDKEFQCKGNESLLLDCDTSDRKNNTCLPGNAVVLTCSEPDDVRLVGRGSRCAGGVERYDQGEWRTVGTLSDVKALAAVVCRQLGCGSTVSVPPGNTTRGFGVSCSGSESSLRECSRSYDLHPGLTVICSDLLVQPDIFLTDSMGGVSRGHQGPETLWGHSFTITCSTQPQYPGGSFLLTFTGSNRTQTQPAVNHSAAFLFPAADDSHQGNYSCVYDNYVFSHHFSSESELLSLNITDLQAQSVSPLAELSVRLVNGTTSCSGTVEVFYRGEWLGLCPSWWSIMKEAKVVCRELNCGNHVAEYIGPLVEDGRRRGLFIYSCRGNETLFRQCEIIEEPGVCDGGYYRHVICSGKRLVILRDLFVHYIILPCIMFYVFFS